The following proteins come from a genomic window of Candidatus Amarolinea dominans:
- a CDS encoding acetyltransferase has translation MAVVLSEVRLQAGLAAYERARADGLCHEGAWECAVEAMRAPTAET, from the coding sequence CTGGCTGTGGTCTTGAGCGAGGTGCGCTTGCAGGCGGGGTTGGCGGCCTACGAACGCGCTCGAGCCGATGGCCTGTGCCATGAAGGCGCCTGGGAATGCGCAGTGGAAGCCATGCGGGCTCCTACTGCTGAGACCTGA